CCAAAATACTACCCAAAAGTCCAGTCAAGACCCCAAAGCATTACCCACAAGCCCAGACCAGACCCTTAAGCATTACCCTTAAGCAAAAGGCTCTCCCCGGTCATCTCCGCTGGTTTCGGTAGGCCGAGGATATCCAGCATGGTGGGGGCGATGTCTTGTAGACTGCCGCCGGTACGCAGTCTGGCTTGTTTATACGCCTCACCCACCAACAGGAAGGGTACCGGGTCGGTGGTGTGGGCGGTGAAGGGGCCGCCTTTGTCATCCCGCATTTTTTCGGCATTGCCATGGTCTGCGGTAATAATGACCGTGCCGGACTTCTCCAGCATGGCAGTAACAATTTTCCCTAAACATTTATCCACGGTTTCAATAGCCACCTTAGTGGCTTCCAGATCGCCGGTGTGTCCCACCATATCCGGGTTGGCAAAATTAACAATTAACACCTCAAATTTGCCACTGTTAAGGTTTTCAAGAAAGGCCTCGGTCACCTCATAGGCGGACATTTCCGGTTTCAAATCATAGGTAGCCACCTTGGGTGAGGGAATAAGTACCCGTTCCTCATTGGCGTTGGGGGCTTCCACGCCGCCATTAAAGAAAAAGGTGACATGGGCATATTTTTCGGTCTCCGCCAGCCTCAATTGCTTTAAACCCTGCTTACTGAGCCACTCTCCCAGGGTATTCTCCAACTTCTGCGGCGGAAAGGCCACCGGTGCCTCAATGGTTTTATCGTAGACGGTCATGCAAACAAAATGCACCCGGGGTCTGCCCGGCCCCCGCTCAAAGCCAGCAAAATCTTCGTCCACAAAGGCACGGGTAATTTGTCTGGCCCGATCCGGTCGGAAATTGATAAAGATGATGGAGTCCCCATCTCTCACCTTAGTCAGGGGTTGCTTATGATCATCGGTGACAATGGTGGGTTTGATAAATTCATCGGTTTCCCCCCGCTCGTAGCCAATATCAATGGCTTCCAGAGGGGAGTTGGCAAATATCCCTTCGGCATAAACCATCGCCCGGTAGGCCTGTTCGGTGCGCTCCCAGCGGCGATCCCGATCCATGGCGTAATACCGACCACTGACCGTAGCCACCTCGCCCACGCCATACTCTTTCATTTTGGCCAACAGTGCCCGCATATAAACCTTGGCACTGGAGGGCGGAACATCCCGACCGTCCAGGAAGGCATGATAGTACACCTTGCTTAAGCCATGCTCAGCGGCCAATTTAAGAGTGGCAAAGAGATGCTTTATGTGACTGTGCACACCTCCATCGGACAGCAAACCCATAATATGTAGGGAACTGTTCTTCTCTTTTACGTTCTGTACAGCCTTAAGGAGTTCCTGGTTGTTAAAGAAATCTCCATCTTTAATGGCTTTGGT
This region of Desulforamulus ferrireducens genomic DNA includes:
- the gpmI gene encoding 2,3-bisphosphoglycerate-independent phosphoglycerate mutase produces the protein MNQQRKPLALIVLDGWGLSQQRDGNAILQAETPHIKEYLAKYPHTILDCSGEAVGLPAGQMGNSEVGHLNIGAGRVVYQELTRITKAIKDGDFFNNQELLKAVQNVKEKNSSLHIMGLLSDGGVHSHIKHLFATLKLAAEHGLSKVYYHAFLDGRDVPPSSAKVYMRALLAKMKEYGVGEVATVSGRYYAMDRDRRWERTEQAYRAMVYAEGIFANSPLEAIDIGYERGETDEFIKPTIVTDDHKQPLTKVRDGDSIIFINFRPDRARQITRAFVDEDFAGFERGPGRPRVHFVCMTVYDKTIEAPVAFPPQKLENTLGEWLSKQGLKQLRLAETEKYAHVTFFFNGGVEAPNANEERVLIPSPKVATYDLKPEMSAYEVTEAFLENLNSGKFEVLIVNFANPDMVGHTGDLEATKVAIETVDKCLGKIVTAMLEKSGTVIITADHGNAEKMRDDKGGPFTAHTTDPVPFLLVGEAYKQARLRTGGSLQDIAPTMLDILGLPKPAEMTGESLLLKGNA